A genome region from Myxocyprinus asiaticus isolate MX2 ecotype Aquarium Trade chromosome 12, UBuf_Myxa_2, whole genome shotgun sequence includes the following:
- the LOC127449350 gene encoding potassium voltage-gated channel subfamily A member 2-like, which produces MTVATGDPSDEAAAHPGFSQDYDPGAEQECCERVVINISGLRFETQLKTLSQFPETLLGDPKKRMRYFDPLRNEYFFDRNRPSFDAILYYYQSGGRLRRPVNVTLDVFSEEIRFYQLGEEAIEIFREDEGFIKEEERLLPDNEFQKQVWLLFEYPESSGPARIIALISVMVILISIVSFCLETLPIFRSDEEEMRKVPIVVTNITNSSTSTYFTDPFFILETLCIIWFSFEFLVRFFACPSKASFFVNIMNMIDVVAIIPYFITLGTELAEKAEDGQQGQQAMSLAILRVIRLVRVFRIFKLSRHSKGLQILGQTLKASMRELGLLIFFLFIGVILFSSAVYFAEADEPESQFYSIPDAFWWAVVSMTTVGYGDMVPTTIGGKIVGSLCAIAGVLTIALPVPVIVSNFNYFYHRETEGEEQAQYLQVNPSKADSQEELRGSRSGSTISKSDYMEIHEGVNNSNEDFRGDEENIKTANCTLANTNYVNIKKMLTDV; this is translated from the coding sequence ATGACTGTGGCCACAGGCGACCCCTCGGACGAGGCCGCAGCACACCCTGGCTTTTCTCAGGACTACGACCCCGGGGCAGAACAGGAATGTTGCGAGAGAGTGGTCATCAATATCTCGGGTCTAAGATTCGAGACGCAACTCAAAACTCTCTCAcaatttccagaaacattactaGGGGACCCCAAGAAGCGGATGAGGTACTTTGACCCACTAcgaaatgaatatttttttgatAGAAACCGTCCCAGCTTTGATGCAATCCTCTACTACTACCAGTCCGGGGGAAGGTTGCGGCGACCTGTAAATGTCACTTTGGATGTCTTCTCAGAGGAGATCCGCTTCTATCAGCTTGGAGAAGAAGCAATTGAGATATTCAGGGAGGATGAGGGATTTATCAAGGAAGAGGAGCGACTGTTGCCTGACAACGAGTTTCAGAAGCAGGTCTGGTTGCTTTTTGAGTATCCCGAAAGTTCTGGGCCTGCCAGGATTATAGCGCTCATATCCGTTATGGTGATCCTCATCTCCATTGTCAGCTTCTGCCTGGAAACCTTGCCCATCTTTCGCAGCGATGAAGAGGAGATGCGAAAAGTCCCTATTGTTGTCACCAACATAACAAACAGTAGCACATCCACCTACTTTACAGATCCATTCTTCATTCTAGAGACACTATGCATCATCTGGTTCTCCTTCGAGTTCTTGGTGCGCTTCTTTGCATGCCCGAGTAAAGCCAGCTTTTTTGTGAACATAATGAACATGATTGACGTGGTGGCCATCATCCCCTACTTCATTACGTTAGGAACAGAGTTGGCGGAGAAGGCAGAGGATGGGCAGCAAGGGCAACAAGCCATGTCTCTTGCGATTCTGAGGGTCATCAGACTTGTACGAGTCTTTAGGATCTTCAAACTCTCTCGCCACTCCAAGGGACTTCAGATTCTAGGCCAGACCCTTAAGGCCAGTATGAGAGAATTAGGCTTGCTTATTTTCTTCCTCTTCATTGGGGTCATCCTCTTTTCCAGCGCTGTCTACTTTGCAGAGGCGGACGAACCCGAGTCACAGTTCTACAGCATCCCGGATGCCTTCTGGTGGGCTGTGGTTTCAATGACGACCGTCGGCTATGGAGATATGGTGCCAACAACCATCGGAGGTAAGATTGTGGGGTCCCTCTGTGCCATAGCTGGTGTGCTGACCATTGCCTTGCCCGTGCCTGTCATTGTTTCAAACTTCAACTACTTCTACCATCGTGAGACAGAAGGTGAAGAGCAGGCACAGTATCTGCAGGTCAACCCCTCAAAAGCTGATTCTCAAGAAGAGCTAAGGGGTAGTCGAAGTGGATCCACCATCAGCAAGTCTGACTACATGGAGATCCATGAAGGGGTAAACAACAGCAATGAGGACTTTCGAGGAGATGAAGAGAACATCAAGACAGCAAATTGCACTCTAGCCAATACAAATTATGTTAATATCAAAAAAATGTTGACAGATGTGTAG
- the LOC127449353 gene encoding potassium voltage-gated channel subfamily A member 10-like yields MEVPLVNFENLDDIGINLGDPSDSGYPTSPISDAPEPNQMTCGINSPTHSPQRRRQSRHTPPSPPTLSKKGTSSCNSLISNWKVLMSTEGTPNEALLGKIAKGCCDDYFGEKEKLEEGEQKVVINVSGMMYETTLKTLNQFPDTLLGDPMRRIDYFDPMRNEYFFDRNRPSFDGILYFYQSGGKIRRPANVPLDVFADEIVFYRLGHEVMEQFREDEGFIKDPEPQLPTSELHRQFWLLFEYPESSSAARSVALVSVFVITISICIFCLETLPEFRDDHEFLPVIVNLTRDANGTLLSPTPSPKTHVSAFTDPFFVVETICIIWFCFELGVRFVVCPSKSEFFSNIMNVIDIVSIMPYFITVITELMASHEEDPTAGQNMSLATLRVIRLVRVFRIFKLSRHSKGLQILGQTLKASMRELGLLIFFLFIGVILFSSAIYFAEVDEPATQFVSIPEGFWWAVVTMTTVGYGDMCPITLGGKMVGILCAIAGVLTIALPVPVIVSNFNYFYHRETEQAEKLIMDAAAEAAANQKSSLEEKYESNFSLDKSNGNWQTGKNGIP; encoded by the coding sequence ATGGAGGTTCCTCTAGTCAATTTCGAGAACCTGGATGACATCGGAATCAACCTGGGAGACCCAAGCGATTCAGGATATCCGACTTCGCCCATCTCAGATGCCCCAGAACCAAACCAGATGACCTGTGGGATAAACTCACCAACACACTCGCCCCAAAGAAGAAGACAGTCCAGACATACACCACCCTCTCCACCAACCCTTAGCAAGAAAGGAACATCAAGCTGCAACAGTCTGATCTCCAACTGGAAGGTCCTGATGAGTACAGAGGGCACTCCCAACGAGGCTCTCTTGGGAAAAATAGCCAAGGGTTGTTGTGACGACTATTTTGGGGAAAAGGAGAAACTTGAGGAGGGCGAACAAAAAGTGGTCATCAACGTCTCAGGGATGATGTATGAGACAACACTCAAAACCCTGAACCAGTTTCCAGACACCTTGCTTGGGGACCCGATGAGGCGGATTGATTATTTCGACCCCATGAGGAATGAAtatttctttgatcgtaatcgcCCCAGCTTTGATGGAATCCTGTATTTTTATCAGTCCGGGGGTAAGATTCGGAGGCCAGCGAATGTGCCATTGGATGTTTTTGCAGACGAGATTGTGTTCTATCGACTGGGGCATGAGGTGATGGAACAATTCAGGGAGGATGAAGGCTTTATCAAAGACCCTGAGCCTCAACTCCCAACCAGTGAGCTTCACCGACAATTCTGGCTTCTCTTTGAGTACCCAGAGAGCTCCAGCGCTGCCAGGTCAGTGGCCTTAGTGTCTGTTTTTGTCATCACTATATCTATTTGTATCTTCTGCCTGGAGACGCTCCCGGAATTCCGTGATGACCACGAGTTTCTGCCTGTGATTGTCAATTTAACTCGAGATGCCAACGGCACACTCTTGTCCCCTACTCCTTCTCCTAAGACTCATGTCTCTGCCTTTACTGACCCCTTCTTTGTGGTAGAGACCATCTGTATCATCTGGTTCTGTTTTGAGCTTGGAGTACGCTTTGTGGTGTGCCCCAGCAAGAGTGAGTTTTTTAGCAATATTATGAATGTCATTGACATTGTTTCGATTATGCCCTACTTCATTACCGTCATAACAGAACTGATGGCCTCCCACGAAGAGGATCCTACCGCCGGCCAGAATATGTCGCTGGCTACACTACGCGTCATCAGACTAGTCCGAGTTTTCAGGATCTTTAAGCTGTCTCGCCATTCCAAGGGCCTCCAGATTCTAGGCCAAACCCTGAAGGCCAGCATGAGGGAGCTAGGCTTGCTGATTTTCTTCCTCTTCATTGGCGTCATCCTCTTCTCCAGTGCCATTTACTTTGCTGAAGTTGACGAACCTGCTACTCAGTTTGTGAGCATCCCGGAGGGATTCTGGTGGGCTGTGGTCACCATGACGACAGTTGGTTATGGCGATATGTGCCCCATCACATTGGGTGGAAAGATGGTAGGGATCCTCTGTGCCATCGCTGGCGTGCTGACCATTgcacttcctgttcctgtcatcGTCTCCAACTTCAATTACTTCTACCATCGCGAAACAGAGCAGGCAGAGAAACTTATAATGGATGCTGCTGCTGAGGCTGCTGCAAACCAGAAAAGCAGTCTGGAGGAAAAGTATGAAAGCAATTTCTCACTGGACAAGAGCAATGGGAATTGGCAGACAGGGAAAAATGGCATTCCATAA